In Bacteroidales bacterium, one DNA window encodes the following:
- a CDS encoding universal stress protein, which yields MENNTLRLLIPWDFTPVAENALKYAVKIGSLATASQVELIHVVEAGGLFAKGRLSEKETTEKLKIDYNRIKEQYGIEVKTAVMEGNIFHTISDYAAEVNADLVIMGTHGIKGVQKLTGSWALKVIAGSSVPFLVVQDEPKEKRVFEHVVMPLDFSFDEKEKLTWAIKVSIQYKSQIHIILPNAFDSGVQKKVNYNLAFAKKHLESYNIPYEIHSAGKGSKFQEEIVKLALDIEADLILIMTSGSLDFTDYVFGAQEQYVIANESKIPVMCINQSM from the coding sequence ATGGAAAATAATACTCTTCGATTATTAATTCCCTGGGATTTTACGCCAGTAGCCGAGAATGCGCTTAAGTACGCTGTTAAAATTGGATCATTGGCAACGGCTTCTCAGGTGGAACTAATCCATGTTGTTGAAGCGGGAGGGTTATTCGCTAAGGGTCGACTTTCCGAAAAGGAGACGACCGAGAAGTTAAAAATTGATTATAACCGAATTAAGGAACAGTACGGAATTGAGGTGAAAACTGCTGTAATGGAAGGAAATATCTTTCATACAATTAGCGATTATGCTGCTGAGGTTAATGCAGATCTTGTTATTATGGGAACTCATGGAATCAAAGGAGTTCAGAAACTTACTGGTAGTTGGGCTCTTAAGGTTATTGCTGGTTCTAGTGTTCCTTTCCTTGTTGTGCAGGATGAACCAAAAGAGAAACGGGTTTTTGAGCATGTTGTGATGCCCCTTGACTTTAGTTTTGATGAAAAGGAAAAATTGACATGGGCAATTAAGGTATCTATTCAATATAAATCACAGATTCATATTATTTTGCCTAATGCATTTGATTCAGGGGTTCAAAAAAAGGTAAATTATAACCTTGCTTTTGCTAAAAAACATCTCGAAAGTTATAATATTCCATACGAGATACACAGTGCAGGAAAAGGAAGTAAGTTTCAAGAGGAGATTGTAAAATTAGCTCTTGATATTGAAGCGGATCTTATTCTGATAATGACATCTGGAAGTCTTGATTTTACTGACTACGTCTTTGGAGCTCAAGAACAGTATGTTATAGCAAATGAATCGAAGATTCCCGTTATGTGTATAAATCAATCAATGTAA